One segment of Brassica napus cultivar Da-Ae chromosome C3, Da-Ae, whole genome shotgun sequence DNA contains the following:
- the LOC125584563 gene encoding early light-induced protein 1, chloroplastic, which yields MATASFNMQSVFAGGLTTRKINTNKLCFAGNFHNLKRNYPVGVRCMAEGEPMKDESAPSTSASQPLPKSSSPPPPPPTKPKVSTKFSDLLAFSGPAPERINGRLAMVGFVAALAVELSKGENVLAQISDGGVSWFLGTAAILTLASLVPLFKGITAESKSKGLMTSDAELWNGRFAMLGLVALAFTEFVKGGTLV from the exons ATGGCAACGGCGTCGTTTAACATGCAGTCAGTCTTCGCCGGTGGACTGACCACTCGCAAGATCAACACAAACAAGCTTTGCTTTGCCGGAAACTTCCATAATCTCAAGAGGAATTATCCGGTGGGAGTGAGATGTATGGCTGAG GGAGAACCCATGAAAGATGAGTCTGCACCTTCGACCTCGGCGTCTCAGCCTTTGCCCAAGTCATCGTcgccaccacctcctcctcctactAAACCTAAG GTGAGCACAAAGTTTAGCGACTTGTTAGCGTTCAGCGGTCCAGCACCTGAAAGAATAAACGGGCGTTTAGCAATGGTTGGATTCGTGGCTGCGTTGGCGGTTGAACTTTCCAAGGGCGAAAACGTTTTAGCTCAGATCTCCGACGGTGGTGTCTCGTGGTTCCTCGGTACGGCGGCGATCTTGACGCTTGCGTCGCTTGTGCCCCTTTTCAAGGGCATAACAGCCGAGTCCAAGTCCAAAGGTTTAATGACATCAGACGCTGAGCTTTGGAATGGGCGTTTTGCGATGCTTGGTTTGGTCGCGCTGGCATTCACTGAGTTTGTCAAGGGTGGGACTCTCGTttga
- the LOC125584562 gene encoding glutathione S-transferase T3-like, protein MPPFSSQQSEATSQPQDTPVERMVRRKWTPGDDEVLISAWLNTSKDAVVGNEQKLRTFWKRVDEYFAITLHENIENVHCKQRWHRINDQTNKFCAAFAAAERQITSGQSDNDVLKVAHEIFYSDQGHKFTLEHAWCALRYEQKWISLNTPKTAGSKRKSGEVSSQPSSAHVGEVSSQSSMCPEGIKAAKASRNGSKGKTIEDYKSILELKMEDLARKEKLSKLAILDTLLAKKDPLSESEETVKNKLLAELF, encoded by the coding sequence ATGCCTCCTTTCAGTTCCCAACAGTCTGAGGCTACATCCCAACCTCAGGACACACCTGTGGAGCGTATGGTGAGAAGGAAATGGACGCCGGGTGATGACGAGGTTCTGATTAGTGCGTGGCTAAACACATCAAAGGACGCTGTTGTTGGAAATGAACAGAAGTTAAGGACCTTCTGGAAACGCGTAGATGAATACTTTGCAATAACTCTTCATGAGAACATAGAGAATGTTCattgtaagcagaggtggcacAGAATCAATGATCAGACGAACAAGTTCTGTGCCGCATTCGCAGCTGCAGAGAGACAAATAACCAGCGGTCAGAGTGACAATGACGTTCTAAAGGTGGCTCATGAAATCTTCTACTCTGATCAGGGACACAAGTTTACCCTCGAGCACGCGTGGTGTGCCCTGCGATATGAACAAAAGTGGATAAGCCTGAACACACCTAAGACGGCCGGTTCAAAGAGAAAGAGTGGTGAGGTTAGTTCCCAACCTTCAAGCGCACATGTCGGTGAGGTCAGTTCCCAATCTTCAATGTGTCCTGAAGGTATCAAGGCTGCGAAAGCAAGCAGGAATGGTAGTAAAGGAAAGACTATTGAGGACTATAAGAGCATTTTGGAGCTCAAGATGGAAGATTTGGCGAGGAAGGAGAAACTGTCGAAGCTGGCGATATTAGACACTCTCCTTGCTAAGAAGGATCCACTAAGTGAG